The Rhizobium favelukesii DNA segment GGTAATAGCGGGGTCCGCGGATGTTGGCGTGGTGGATCGGTTCATGCGACGTCGCTCCATTTGAGGCAGCCGTTCGGTCGAGGTGATTGTCGAGGATGGAGCGCACCGAGCCACAGGTCCGGGCCCCGATCTCCAGCGCACGGCCGCAAGCGGCATTGACCCTGTCGCGGCCAAAGCTCTTGTTGAGGCGGATGATCCCGAGGCAGGCTCGAAAGCCCTGCTCGGGATGCGGTCTATCTGCAAGGATGCGCTCGCACAGCAGCGCAACATCCGGCCCCATGGCAGAGGCTTCGCGTTGAATGCGTTCGATCGTCCAGTCAGCAAAGCGGCGATGCGCCGAGGGCATATGATCGGGGATCGTCGTGTGCTTGCCGTTGCCGCTGGAGCGGCGATGCGCGGCAATGCGCTCGCCCTTGTGGAAGATCTCGATCGTATTGGCGGTGATACGAGCCTCGACCTGCTCGCGGGCGAAGCGATAAGGAACGGAATAGTAGTGCCGCTCGATCTCGACGTGATAATCCAGCCCGGCACGCCGGATGCGCCATTCAGCAAAGACATAGCGTTCGACAGGCAGTGGTCGCAAAGCCGGACGATCAAGGTCTTCGAACAGTTGGCGGCGCGTGACGCCGACGCGACGCAGGACCCGTTTGTCGTTGAGGTCATGAAGCAATTCGCCGATCGCCGCATTGACCTCAGCCAGGCTGTAGAAGGTGCGGTGGCGCAGGCGGCCCAATAGCCAGCGTTCGACGATGCGAACCGCGGCTTCCACTTTCGCCTTCTTTCAAGTCCAGGACTGCAGCTCGTGCAACTAGCCAAGCGCGCATAGAGTTTGAAGTAACGCACCCCTTTCATCCCTGGCGTGGCCAGCGTTTCGTTCTGGCGACGCGCAAGCAGAATTGGGGCGAAGACCGCGTCATGTTCTATGACGTTCAAGGACGACTGCGTTCGCTGCCGGCCTCGTGGACGGATGTCGATGAGATCGACGCATTCCGCCAGATAGCCGCAGGTCGGTCCTTCTCGCGCCCAGACGATCTGTCGGCGCTGGCGTCATTGATTGCTCACATCAAGGACCACCATGGAGATTGAAGATGCGTCAAGTAAATTACGCCGCAAATGTCAAGGTAATTATGCCGCGACTACGATGTTTGCGACGGCTTCCTTATGTGAAGTATCATTATAATGCAAGCGCTTTGGCTAATGGCTCGATATAATTCAATTGACACTAAAGTCGGCAGCGGCATATTTTACGTTACATGCAGGAGGCGCCTATGACCAAAGAAAGCAAGCCCGATCGCCTGCGCCAGATGGGCGCTCTCAACCCCAGACCCGAGGGCGTCCACGCGTCCTGGTTCCGGGAAGCAGGTTTCTTTGATCCGCTCGATCTCGTGCAAGTGAAGTACGAGATGCTTCGTCACGCCCGCCAAGACGGCACTAACAAAGCCGATGCGGCCGCGCTTTTCGGGCTGTCCCGGCAGACCTATTATCAAGCGGAGGCCGCGTTCGAGCGCGATGGCATTGCCGGCCTCTTGCCGCGCACCCGCGGGCCGAAGTCAGCCCACAAGCTTACTGGCGAGGTCATGCGTCTCGTCGAGGAGCATCTCGATGCGAACGGCCAACTGCAGGCCCGTTCGCTGGCGGAACTGGTGCATTCGAGACTGGGCATCAGCGTCCATCCTCGCAGTATCGAACGCGCGGTGGCGCGTAAAAAAAAACGATGACGGGCGGACGCACGCAATCACCATGCCGGCGAACGGCAAGGAGATTTACGAAGCGCTCCGCGCCGATGTTGTTTGCGGCACGGCTTGCGCAAGGCGGATGGGCGCCATCGTCTTTCACGGACTATGGCGCGGCCTGGCCGTGCTGATCACGCCAGAGCAGTCCACGATAGCGCGACAGCAGTCGGCGCCTCGGTCCACGACAACTTCAGTGGTCGCGCACGATCGCCAGCTCGTGCACATGCTCGCCAATATGGTGCTGGCAGCAGAGACAGGAGGAAGCCATGTCTACTGATAACGCCATGAAGATTAGTGCCGATCACCTGCGGCGCGATGCATTTCTCTACGTCCGCCAGTCCTCCCTTCGTCAGGTGTTCGAGAACACCGAGAGCACGAAGCGACAATATGCATTGCGGGACAGGGCGGTGGCGCTGGGTTGGCCGATTGAGCGCGTCCACGTCATCGACAACGACCTCGGCCTTTCCGGTGCACAGTCGCAGGACCGCGACGGATTTCAGCGCTTGGTGAGCGAGGTCGCGATGGGGCACGCAGGGATCGTGCTGGGACTGGAAGTATCTCGCCTGGCTCGCAACAATGCTGACTGGCATCGCCTTCTTGAGTTGGCCGCCATGTCGCG contains these protein-coding regions:
- a CDS encoding DUF5372 family protein, coding for MATRKQNWGEDRVMFYDVQGRLRSLPASWTDVDEIDAFRQIAAGRSFSRPDDLSALASLIAHIKDHHGD
- a CDS encoding helix-turn-helix domain-containing protein; the protein is MTKESKPDRLRQMGALNPRPEGVHASWFREAGFFDPLDLVQVKYEMLRHARQDGTNKADAAALFGLSRQTYYQAEAAFERDGIAGLLPRTRGPKSAHKLTGEVMRLVEEHLDANGQLQARSLAELVHSRLGISVHPRSIERAVARKKKR